A single region of the Devosia sp. FJ2-5-3 genome encodes:
- a CDS encoding LacI family DNA-binding transcriptional regulator, which translates to MEALAHVQEPRKTPTIQDVARFAKVSTATVSRALSAPGKVSEATRARVSEAVRVTGYTLNQTARSLRQRSAKAILVALPDIRNPFFSSILDAIEREAALRGYGVLVINLYFGRQTVGRLQDFLLSNRADGLLLLDGSIEVAQLQSLRDQAAMVPVVIACEEIPKSGFHTVLTDNIEAAERATRHLIDLGHTRIGHLLGPEQNIVARERHSGFARALDKVGLEVRPEWCLRGNFEMETGYAAAARFLSLPERPTAFFAANDESAIGFLSGLRQHGIICPRDISVIGFDDLGVTPHIDPPLTTMRQPREMLGRMAAEALIDMIEGSANREKPLRIVLRSELVVRESTGRPPSVERADAPALP; encoded by the coding sequence ATGGAGGCGCTGGCTCACGTGCAAGAACCAAGAAAAACGCCGACAATCCAAGACGTTGCGCGTTTTGCGAAAGTCTCTACAGCAACAGTGAGCCGCGCCCTCTCCGCCCCCGGAAAGGTGAGCGAGGCGACGCGCGCCCGTGTTTCGGAGGCCGTTCGTGTAACCGGTTACACGCTTAACCAGACCGCCCGCTCGCTGCGCCAGCGCAGTGCAAAAGCAATCCTGGTTGCCCTCCCTGACATCCGCAATCCGTTCTTTTCGTCGATCCTCGACGCCATCGAGCGAGAGGCGGCGCTGCGGGGCTATGGCGTCCTCGTCATCAACCTCTATTTCGGCAGGCAGACCGTGGGGCGGCTGCAGGATTTCCTGCTGTCCAATCGCGCCGACGGGCTGTTGCTGCTCGATGGCTCGATCGAGGTGGCGCAGCTGCAATCGTTGCGCGACCAGGCGGCGATGGTACCGGTGGTGATCGCCTGCGAGGAGATTCCCAAATCGGGTTTTCACACGGTTCTGACCGACAATATCGAGGCGGCGGAGAGGGCGACGCGGCACCTGATCGATCTGGGCCACACCCGAATCGGGCATTTGCTGGGGCCGGAGCAAAATATCGTTGCGCGCGAACGGCATAGCGGCTTCGCGCGGGCTTTGGACAAGGTCGGGCTCGAAGTGCGACCCGAGTGGTGCCTGCGCGGCAATTTCGAAATGGAAACGGGCTATGCAGCGGCGGCGCGGTTCCTGTCGCTGCCCGAGCGGCCCACCGCCTTCTTCGCGGCCAATGATGAATCGGCCATCGGCTTCCTCTCGGGACTGCGCCAGCACGGGATCATCTGCCCCCGGGACATCTCGGTCATCGGGTTCGATGATCTGGGCGTTACCCCGCATATCGACCCGCCCCTGACCACCATGCGCCAGCCGCGGGAAATGCTCGGGCGGATGGCCGCCGAGGCGCTTATCGACATGATCGAGGGCTCGGCGAACCGGGAAAAACCCCTGCGTATCGTCCTGCGGAGCGAGCTGGTGGTGCGCGAGAGCACCGGACGTCCGCCATCTGTGGAACGCGCCGACGCGCCTGCCCTGCCCTGA
- a CDS encoding ABC transporter substrate-binding protein translates to MKLIRHLLAAGTVALVAPVSAVIAAPPDNTIVVGLSTDAVTFDPAQISARDNSNIARHIFQTLYEPVPTGGLVPDLASGYSISEDGLEYTYTIPEGLTCSDGEPLTAEDVAYSFTRPADPQYNFTGNTPGYIFSSVGFKSAEALSDTEVKITIGRKNPIAFTLMSEVMIHCKDSYEAMTVEEAAERPIGSGSYKLTTWDRASQIVLEKYREPGNFDTLVYRIIPEASTRSAELIAGNVDIITNVAPDQLEPINTSGTAEVQAVQGTRRIYVGFNLRDDFAQGSEGGAAIQNTDVRVALQYAIDVPSICSQLLNFECERATGLVNPPNGNPDIEPYPYDPEMAEKLLDEAGYPRGENGVRFNIKLQGPRGRYLNDANVVQAIGQYLNDIGVETEVELLEFASVYVPLIREHDAGPLFFLGTGGDLAEPLVDMTDLATVESGTNYTSWKNPDWFNGWADISKTTTKEEQRPIINRMLDVFYNDPPWLMLYFQPDFYGVSDRVNWQARRDERVYLWDASLAK, encoded by the coding sequence ATGAAGCTCATAAGACATCTGCTCGCAGCAGGCACGGTCGCGCTGGTCGCGCCCGTTTCTGCGGTGATTGCAGCGCCGCCGGACAACACCATCGTGGTGGGCCTGTCCACGGACGCCGTTACGTTCGATCCCGCACAGATTTCAGCGCGCGACAATTCAAACATCGCCCGCCACATCTTCCAGACGCTCTATGAGCCGGTTCCCACCGGCGGCCTCGTGCCCGATCTGGCCTCGGGCTATTCCATCTCGGAAGATGGGCTCGAATATACCTACACCATCCCGGAGGGCCTTACCTGCTCGGATGGCGAGCCGCTGACCGCCGAAGACGTGGCCTATTCCTTCACCCGCCCAGCCGATCCGCAGTACAATTTCACCGGCAATACGCCGGGCTACATCTTCTCCTCGGTCGGCTTCAAAAGCGCCGAGGCGCTGAGCGACACCGAGGTCAAGATCACCATCGGCCGCAAGAACCCCATCGCTTTCACGCTGATGAGTGAAGTGATGATCCACTGCAAGGATAGCTACGAGGCCATGACGGTGGAAGAAGCCGCCGAACGCCCGATCGGCTCCGGGTCCTATAAGCTGACCACCTGGGATCGCGCCTCCCAGATCGTCCTTGAAAAATACCGCGAGCCGGGCAATTTCGACACGCTCGTCTATCGCATCATCCCGGAAGCATCGACCCGTTCGGCCGAGCTGATCGCCGGCAATGTCGATATCATCACCAATGTGGCGCCCGACCAGCTCGAGCCCATCAACACCTCCGGAACGGCCGAGGTCCAGGCTGTACAGGGCACGCGCCGCATCTATGTCGGTTTCAATCTGCGCGATGATTTCGCCCAGGGAAGCGAGGGTGGGGCTGCCATCCAGAACACCGATGTTCGCGTCGCCCTGCAATATGCCATCGACGTGCCCTCCATCTGCTCGCAGCTGCTCAATTTCGAGTGCGAGCGCGCCACGGGCCTGGTGAACCCGCCCAACGGCAATCCCGACATCGAACCTTATCCCTATGATCCGGAGATGGCTGAAAAGCTGCTGGACGAAGCCGGCTATCCGCGGGGCGAAAACGGCGTTCGTTTCAATATCAAGCTGCAGGGGCCGCGCGGCCGCTACCTCAATGACGCCAATGTCGTTCAGGCCATTGGCCAGTATCTCAACGATATCGGCGTCGAAACCGAAGTTGAATTGCTGGAATTCGCCTCGGTCTATGTCCCGCTCATCCGCGAGCACGATGCCGGTCCGCTGTTCTTCCTGGGCACCGGTGGTGACCTCGCCGAGCCGCTTGTCGACATGACCGATCTGGCCACCGTCGAATCCGGCACCAACTACACGTCCTGGAAAAACCCGGACTGGTTCAACGGCTGGGCAGACATCTCCAAGACCACCACCAAGGAGGAGCAGCGCCCCATCATCAATCGCATGCTGGACGTTTTCTACAACGATCCGCCGTGGCTGATGCTCTACTTTCAGCCTGACTTCTACGGCGTGTCCGATCGGGTGAACTGGCAGGCCCGCCGCGACGAACGCGTCTACCTCTGGGATGCCTCACTCGCAAAATAA
- a CDS encoding amidohydrolase family protein, giving the protein MKLIRADKLIDGTGAKALEGAAILIEGDRIKAVGRAADIGQPEGAEIIDAPKGTTIIPGLIDAHVHMAYSGAVDLDAFRVETALIHCPAMALRAARYARETLEYGITAVRDMHAPGGTIIDLRRAIDAGQVEGPRIKACGLGLTVTGGHMDQPGFGDHVMFRDMNANCEGPDGFRAGVRQQLKRGADFIKLNPCVGSRRDERYFRFEMTLAEITAACEEAHEQGVMVGAHTSGGPPLSAAIRAGCDTVEHAHWIDDETLAYMAEHGTYLVPTLAVNEASSAYILEHGASERTLKWASDSETAKWERLTRAKAAGVKVAMGSDAGFFLPHGAGNLREIELLVQGGYSPIEAIHCATAVGADLMQIDAGRLIAGKFADIVLVAGDPTENISILRDKTKLTVFKGGKPVSRRLKH; this is encoded by the coding sequence ATGAAACTGATCCGAGCCGACAAGCTGATCGATGGCACGGGAGCCAAGGCTCTCGAAGGGGCCGCCATCCTGATCGAGGGCGATCGCATCAAGGCCGTTGGACGCGCTGCCGACATTGGTCAGCCCGAGGGCGCCGAAATTATCGATGCGCCGAAAGGCACGACGATCATTCCCGGCCTCATCGATGCTCATGTGCACATGGCCTATAGCGGCGCGGTGGATCTCGATGCCTTCCGGGTCGAGACGGCGCTGATACACTGCCCGGCAATGGCCCTGCGAGCCGCGCGCTATGCCCGCGAGACGCTCGAATACGGGATCACCGCCGTGCGCGACATGCACGCGCCGGGCGGGACCATCATCGATCTGCGCCGGGCCATCGATGCCGGGCAGGTCGAAGGCCCGCGCATCAAGGCCTGCGGCCTGGGCCTGACCGTCACCGGCGGCCACATGGACCAGCCCGGCTTCGGCGATCACGTAATGTTCCGCGACATGAACGCCAATTGCGAGGGTCCCGACGGTTTCCGGGCCGGCGTGCGCCAACAGCTCAAGCGCGGCGCCGATTTCATCAAGCTCAATCCCTGCGTCGGCTCGCGCCGCGACGAGCGCTATTTCCGCTTCGAGATGACGCTGGCCGAAATCACTGCCGCCTGCGAAGAAGCCCACGAACAGGGCGTCATGGTCGGCGCCCATACGTCGGGCGGCCCCCCGCTGTCTGCGGCCATCCGCGCCGGCTGCGACACGGTCGAGCACGCCCACTGGATCGATGACGAGACGCTTGCTTATATGGCCGAGCACGGCACTTACCTCGTCCCCACGCTCGCGGTGAACGAGGCCTCCTCGGCCTATATCCTGGAACACGGCGCCTCCGAGCGGACGCTCAAATGGGCCAGCGATTCCGAAACCGCCAAATGGGAGCGTCTGACGCGTGCCAAGGCAGCGGGCGTGAAGGTCGCCATGGGCTCCGATGCCGGCTTCTTCCTGCCGCATGGCGCTGGCAATCTCCGCGAGATCGAACTCCTCGTCCAGGGTGGCTATTCCCCCATCGAGGCGATCCATTGCGCGACCGCGGTGGGTGCCGACCTCATGCAGATCGACGCCGGGCGGCTAATTGCGGGCAAGTTCGCCGACATCGTCCTCGTGGCCGGCGATCCCACCGAAAATATCTCAATCCTGCGCGACAAGACCAAACTCACCGTCTTCAAGGGCGGCAAGCCGGTCTCGCGTCGTCTGAAGCACTAG
- a CDS encoding amidohydrolase family protein, with protein sequence MRQIFLADKVIDCTGAAAIEKGAVLVEKGRIVAVGRQADMGVPDGAVMVETRPGSTLMPGLIDSHVHIVYSGSENAAVARAEQTDTSYPAMALRAAAHAQLALASGFTALRDMHAPGGVAIDLRNAIARGDVVGPRLSACGRGLTVTGGHMDLPGYADHVSLDGFAHPCDGPDEFLKGVRVEARRGADFIKLNTAVGSRKVPGVYWRPEMNPAEIRAACDEAHAQGLYVASHTSGGPPLTATVANGVDCVEHAHWIDDECIDLMAERGTFLVPTLLVNERNFEVELAPGQTLSDWAYSSRDAKWVSLEKARKAGVKIGAGTDAGFMVPHGTMHWRELALLVQGGFTEMEAIIAATRVNAELMSLPVGVLAAGKLADLLVVDGDPLADISILGDASRLTVFKDGFKVAEGGTLISSFPAEVAA encoded by the coding sequence ATGAGACAAATCTTTCTCGCCGACAAGGTGATCGACTGCACGGGAGCGGCGGCGATCGAGAAAGGCGCCGTGCTGGTGGAAAAAGGCCGGATCGTCGCGGTGGGCCGACAGGCCGATATGGGCGTGCCGGACGGCGCGGTCATGGTCGAGACCAGGCCCGGCTCCACCCTCATGCCCGGCCTGATCGATAGCCATGTGCACATTGTCTATAGCGGCTCCGAGAATGCAGCCGTGGCGCGGGCCGAACAGACCGATACCTCCTATCCGGCGATGGCCCTGCGCGCGGCCGCCCACGCGCAATTGGCGCTGGCCAGCGGCTTCACCGCCCTGCGCGACATGCACGCCCCCGGCGGCGTCGCCATAGATCTGCGCAACGCCATCGCGCGTGGCGATGTGGTGGGACCGCGCCTGAGTGCCTGCGGTCGCGGCCTGACCGTCACCGGTGGTCACATGGACTTGCCCGGCTATGCCGATCACGTTTCGCTCGATGGGTTTGCCCATCCCTGCGACGGCCCGGACGAGTTCCTCAAGGGCGTGCGCGTCGAGGCAAGGCGGGGCGCCGACTTCATCAAGCTCAACACCGCGGTGGGGTCGCGCAAGGTGCCGGGCGTCTATTGGCGTCCGGAAATGAACCCCGCCGAAATCCGGGCGGCCTGCGACGAGGCCCACGCGCAGGGGCTCTATGTCGCCTCGCACACCTCCGGCGGTCCTCCGCTCACCGCCACCGTGGCGAACGGGGTTGATTGCGTCGAGCACGCCCACTGGATCGATGATGAGTGCATCGATCTGATGGCGGAGCGGGGCACCTTTCTGGTGCCGACCCTGCTCGTTAACGAGCGCAATTTCGAGGTTGAGCTCGCCCCCGGCCAGACCCTCTCGGACTGGGCCTATTCCTCCCGCGACGCAAAATGGGTGTCGCTCGAAAAGGCCCGCAAGGCCGGGGTCAAGATCGGGGCGGGCACCGATGCCGGCTTCATGGTGCCCCACGGAACCATGCACTGGCGCGAGCTGGCGCTGCTGGTTCAGGGCGGCTTCACCGAGATGGAAGCAATCATTGCGGCCACGCGCGTCAATGCCGAACTCATGTCGCTGCCCGTCGGCGTGCTCGCAGCCGGAAAGCTGGCCGATTTGCTTGTCGTCGATGGCGATCCTCTCGCCGACATCTCCATTCTCGGCGATGCAAGCCGGCTGACCGTATTCAAGGACGGCTTCAAGGTCGCCGAGGGCGGCACACTGATTTCTTCCTTTCCTGCCGAGGTGGCCGCATGA
- a CDS encoding amidohydrolase family protein, with translation MKHLIRGRVLIDGKGGSIDQGAVLFEGDRIVAAGRAADIGVPEGAEIIDTDGTVMPGMFDAHVHLRSPGTPDETGMHKWEMASMSYADMSLRAAYYAQQTLRSGFTSVRDLAAPGGTIIDLRKAIDAGYITGPRIKACGMGLTVTGGHMDEGGWADHVSFANMTAPCNGADGFRQGVREQLKRGADFIKLNTWVSYHNSPTRFWRQEMTEDEIRAACDEAHAQGVHVAAHTYGPDGVAASVRNGVDTIEHGHWIDEPTIELMVKHNTTFVPTLTINDVHASYAVDNPNLAEKYKRWHRESSAAKWKTLELVRKAGIRVCTGTDSGFQLENGKWGAYELMLMVKGGFTPMESIVAATASSADMMEIEAGRLEAGKYADIVIVDGNPLDDISILHDISKLRVFKGGVAVQ, from the coding sequence GTGAAGCATCTGATCCGCGGCAGGGTTCTGATTGATGGCAAGGGCGGCAGTATCGACCAGGGGGCGGTGCTGTTCGAAGGTGACCGGATCGTCGCCGCCGGTCGCGCTGCCGATATCGGTGTTCCGGAAGGGGCCGAAATCATCGACACGGACGGCACGGTCATGCCGGGAATGTTCGACGCCCATGTGCATTTGCGCTCGCCGGGTACGCCGGATGAGACCGGCATGCACAAATGGGAGATGGCGAGCATGTCCTATGCCGACATGTCCCTGCGCGCCGCCTATTACGCCCAGCAGACGCTGCGGTCAGGCTTCACCTCCGTCCGTGACCTTGCCGCTCCGGGCGGAACGATCATCGATCTGCGCAAGGCCATCGATGCCGGGTATATTACCGGGCCGCGCATCAAGGCGTGCGGCATGGGTCTCACCGTAACCGGCGGTCATATGGACGAGGGCGGTTGGGCCGATCACGTCAGCTTCGCCAACATGACCGCGCCCTGCAATGGCGCCGACGGTTTCCGTCAGGGTGTGCGCGAGCAGCTCAAGCGCGGCGCCGACTTTATCAAGCTCAACACTTGGGTCTCCTATCACAACAGCCCGACCCGCTTCTGGCGGCAGGAGATGACCGAAGACGAGATCCGGGCGGCCTGCGATGAAGCGCACGCCCAGGGGGTCCATGTTGCGGCTCACACCTATGGTCCGGACGGTGTCGCGGCCTCGGTGCGCAACGGGGTCGACACGATCGAGCACGGTCACTGGATCGACGAGCCGACCATAGAATTGATGGTCAAGCACAACACCACTTTCGTGCCGACGCTGACCATCAACGATGTTCATGCCAGCTACGCCGTCGACAATCCGAACCTGGCGGAAAAATACAAGCGCTGGCACCGGGAATCGAGCGCGGCCAAGTGGAAGACGCTCGAATTGGTGCGCAAGGCCGGCATCCGCGTCTGCACCGGCACCGACAGCGGCTTCCAGCTCGAAAACGGCAAATGGGGCGCCTATGAGCTCATGCTCATGGTCAAGGGCGGGTTCACCCCGATGGAGTCCATCGTCGCCGCCACCGCGTCTAGTGCCGACATGATGGAGATCGAGGCGGGGCGCCTCGAAGCCGGCAAATATGCCGACATCGTCATCGTTGACGGCAATCCGCTCGATGACATCTCCATTCTTCACGACATCAGCAAACTCCGCGTCTTCAAGGGCGGGGTCGCGGTGCAGTGA
- a CDS encoding LysR family transcriptional regulator, translating into MSSRSNFFGLSLRDLDILRRLLSVRSVSGVAAQLGQSQPSVSAILRRLRDIFGDPLLVRSGQKMVLTEKGMLVSAQVDALMNGFVDLLESDETFDPATSERTIRIAAATSFEFFLVPHLIAELNRIAPRCRLELFVPTLHSGDETERESGGLDAIVGNWPVPPAHLKHMPLASAELACLVCVSHPLPAGTQLTLEDYVRLSHISPSSQQDLSISPIEGMLARLGLERRVVISVPDYSIIPQLLPGTQHAFTVGRRYAEHATRGGRLKLLQMPEELGVMAFYLLWHERSQASRYHRWLRETIRRLVREQDVLAVPGGRP; encoded by the coding sequence ATGAGTAGCAGATCCAATTTCTTTGGCCTCAGCCTGCGCGATCTCGACATTCTGCGGCGCCTGCTTTCGGTTCGGAGCGTGTCGGGCGTGGCGGCGCAACTGGGCCAGAGCCAGCCCTCGGTCAGTGCGATCCTGCGCCGGTTGCGCGACATTTTCGGCGATCCGCTGCTGGTCCGGTCGGGCCAGAAGATGGTTCTCACCGAAAAGGGCATGCTGGTTTCCGCGCAGGTGGACGCGCTGATGAACGGCTTCGTCGACCTACTGGAATCGGACGAGACGTTCGACCCCGCCACCTCGGAACGGACAATTCGGATCGCGGCGGCGACCTCGTTCGAGTTCTTTCTCGTGCCCCACCTCATCGCCGAGCTGAACCGGATCGCGCCACGCTGCCGGCTCGAGCTTTTCGTGCCCACTCTGCACAGCGGTGACGAAACGGAGCGGGAATCGGGCGGGCTCGATGCCATCGTCGGGAACTGGCCCGTGCCGCCGGCGCACCTCAAGCACATGCCTTTGGCGAGCGCGGAATTGGCCTGCCTCGTCTGCGTTTCCCATCCCCTCCCGGCGGGCACGCAGTTGACCCTCGAAGACTATGTAAGGCTGAGCCACATCTCCCCGTCTTCCCAGCAGGATTTGTCGATCAGCCCCATAGAGGGGATGCTGGCGCGGCTGGGGCTCGAGCGGCGCGTGGTTATTTCCGTCCCCGACTATTCCATCATTCCGCAATTATTGCCCGGAACCCAGCACGCTTTCACCGTCGGGCGGCGTTATGCCGAGCATGCGACGCGCGGCGGCAGGCTCAAACTTCTGCAAATGCCCGAAGAGCTGGGCGTAATGGCCTTCTACCTGCTCTGGCATGAGCGCTCCCAGGCCAGCCGCTATCACCGCTGGCTGCGGGAGACTATACGCCGGCTCGTACGGGAGCAGGATGTTTTGGCGGTTCCAGGCGGTCGCCCATAA
- a CDS encoding extracellular solute-binding protein, translating into MKRIACYAAVTAVSLFPCLPTFAQDYSGRTLVVGTWGGDIERLLREHVAGPLEAKTGAKVEFLLGGSGDRLSKMVAERNNPTMDVTFQNIYEAPSALKEGLVIAPDAALVPAAADVWAGMNDGCYAMSLVGLGIAYSKAVFPEAPEWSDLWNPELKGKMAYAPYPSSEGDGMLAVAARIAGADETNPDAAFAKLAELGAPMLTYNSLDEVLTLMDAGEIAAAPMISGYVISNLENYEGIGFVFPKDPGPVLVRDMVCQVANSPEPELAQMFIDLALGVETQTAYANELNFGPTNSKVVLSDEQAAKVINTPEEVKSLLQLDWTYVIAQRSDWTDRWNKEILGQ; encoded by the coding sequence ATGAAACGCATCGCTTGTTACGCGGCAGTGACCGCAGTGAGCCTTTTCCCGTGCCTGCCAACCTTTGCGCAGGATTACTCGGGTCGCACTCTCGTCGTCGGCACCTGGGGCGGCGATATCGAACGCCTCCTCCGGGAGCATGTTGCCGGCCCGCTCGAAGCCAAGACCGGCGCCAAGGTCGAGTTCCTCCTCGGCGGCAGCGGCGATCGCCTCTCCAAGATGGTGGCGGAACGCAATAATCCCACCATGGATGTGACCTTCCAGAACATTTATGAAGCGCCCTCCGCGCTGAAGGAAGGCCTCGTCATTGCACCTGACGCCGCTCTCGTTCCCGCCGCAGCCGACGTCTGGGCCGGCATGAACGATGGCTGCTACGCGATGAGCCTTGTCGGGCTCGGCATCGCCTACAGCAAGGCCGTATTCCCTGAAGCCCCGGAATGGTCCGATCTGTGGAACCCAGAACTCAAGGGCAAGATGGCCTATGCCCCCTATCCGAGCTCGGAAGGCGACGGCATGCTGGCCGTGGCCGCCCGCATCGCCGGCGCGGACGAAACCAACCCGGACGCGGCCTTTGCAAAGCTGGCCGAGCTGGGCGCGCCGATGCTGACCTATAACAGCCTCGATGAAGTGCTGACCCTGATGGATGCCGGCGAAATCGCCGCCGCGCCGATGATCTCGGGCTATGTCATCTCCAACCTCGAGAACTACGAAGGCATCGGCTTCGTGTTCCCGAAGGACCCCGGTCCGGTGCTGGTGCGTGACATGGTCTGCCAGGTCGCCAACAGCCCTGAGCCCGAGCTGGCCCAGATGTTCATCGACCTCGCCCTCGGTGTCGAAACCCAGACCGCCTACGCCAATGAACTGAACTTCGGCCCGACCAATTCCAAGGTCGTCCTGTCCGATGAACAGGCCGCCAAGGTGATCAACACGCCGGAAGAGGTGAAAAGCCTGCTCCAGCTCGACTGGACCTATGTCATTGCGCAGCGCTCTGACTGGACCGACCGCTGGAACAAGGAAATCCTCGGCCAGTAA
- a CDS encoding ABC transporter permease: MNQTPDITPTTTALLVAPAAVLMFGVFVLPFLFLVVLSFWSQVPGSLSLDTSFTLTNYVRIFSDSYYLGGLWTTLWLSGFVTLICLLLALPLARWIVLHAGRAKGLLIGISILPLICGALLPTLGLVNLLSPLGFINGALKSMGLIQTSLPLLGNITGVSIGLVQAFLPLMVLPLINTVERIPHDYEKAAMSLGASPFVVWRRVLLPLMLPGIVAGSLLVFCAALTAFVTPQILGQGKVVTFASLAYQQAAMVLDWPFASALGIVMLLFLALAGLVGALISRRLARAS; this comes from the coding sequence TTGAACCAGACACCGGACATCACCCCGACGACAACGGCGCTCCTCGTCGCGCCCGCGGCCGTCCTGATGTTCGGTGTCTTCGTGCTGCCGTTCCTCTTTCTGGTGGTATTGAGCTTCTGGAGCCAGGTGCCCGGCTCGCTCAGTCTCGACACCAGTTTCACTCTCACCAACTATGTCCGCATCTTCAGCGACAGCTATTATCTGGGCGGTTTGTGGACGACGCTTTGGCTGAGCGGCTTCGTGACGCTCATCTGCCTGCTCCTCGCCCTGCCCCTGGCGCGGTGGATCGTGCTCCATGCGGGGCGCGCCAAGGGCCTGCTCATCGGCATCTCGATCCTCCCGCTGATCTGTGGCGCGCTCTTGCCCACGCTGGGACTCGTCAATCTCCTGAGCCCGCTCGGCTTCATCAATGGCGCGCTCAAATCGATGGGCCTGATCCAGACCAGCCTGCCGCTTCTGGGCAATATTACCGGCGTCAGCATCGGGCTCGTGCAGGCCTTCCTGCCGCTGATGGTGCTGCCGCTCATCAACACTGTTGAACGAATTCCGCACGACTATGAAAAGGCCGCCATGTCCCTTGGCGCGTCGCCATTCGTAGTCTGGCGGCGAGTGCTGCTGCCCTTGATGCTTCCGGGCATCGTGGCCGGCAGCCTCCTCGTTTTCTGCGCCGCGCTCACGGCCTTCGTGACGCCGCAGATTCTCGGCCAGGGCAAGGTCGTTACCTTTGCCTCTCTCGCCTATCAGCAGGCCGCCATGGTGCTCGACTGGCCCTTTGCCTCGGCCCTCGGCATTGTCATGCTGCTGTTCCTCGCCCTCGCCGGTCTTGTCGGCGCGCTGATTTCCCGTCGACTGGCGAGGGCCTCATGA
- a CDS encoding ABC transporter permease, whose product MTSRFGKGLMLAGVVAILLFLLAPILVLIFSAFDGGNIFRFPPRSYSLRWFEEAFNHNEYKSSLWISTVLGVISTAIAVGLSSLAAFGLVRGKPSYRLALEVLLLAPLTLPLVVWAIALLSIYAQLGMNGTLPGLILAHVTITMPFAARIMIATFDEIDPKLEAAAKSLGASPWNVVRRVTLPLAMPGLLSSTAIAFLVSFNDVVVTTLIAGAGWITFPVRTFSRLRTEGIDPTTIAIAAMIVGFTILVIVLGQRLFQLSRRF is encoded by the coding sequence ATGACATCTCGTTTCGGCAAGGGCCTGATGCTCGCGGGCGTCGTGGCCATCCTGCTGTTCCTCCTGGCCCCGATCCTGGTGCTGATCTTTTCGGCCTTCGACGGCGGCAATATTTTCCGCTTTCCGCCGCGCAGCTATTCGCTGCGCTGGTTCGAGGAAGCGTTCAACCACAACGAGTACAAGAGCAGCCTGTGGATCAGCACAGTGCTGGGCGTCATCTCGACGGCCATCGCCGTCGGGCTTTCGAGCCTCGCCGCCTTCGGCCTTGTGCGCGGGAAGCCCTCCTATCGCCTGGCGCTCGAAGTGCTGCTGCTCGCTCCGCTTACCCTGCCGCTGGTGGTCTGGGCCATCGCGCTGTTGTCGATCTACGCGCAATTGGGCATGAACGGCACACTGCCCGGCCTGATCCTTGCCCATGTCACCATCACCATGCCGTTTGCGGCGCGGATCATGATCGCCACGTTTGACGAGATCGATCCCAAGCTCGAGGCCGCAGCCAAGAGCCTCGGCGCCTCACCCTGGAATGTCGTGCGCCGCGTCACCCTGCCCCTAGCCATGCCCGGACTTCTGTCCAGCACGGCCATCGCCTTCCTCGTTTCGTTCAACGATGTGGTGGTGACGACGCTGATCGCGGGAGCCGGGTGGATTACCTTCCCGGTCCGCACCTTCTCGCGGCTGCGCACCGAGGGTATCGACCCGACAACGATCGCCATTGCCGCGATGATCGTCGGCTTCACAATATTGGTGATCGTCCTCGGACAGCGCCTCTTCCAGCTTTCAAGGCGGTTCTGA